The Salvia miltiorrhiza cultivar Shanhuang (shh) chromosome 2, IMPLAD_Smil_shh, whole genome shotgun sequence DNA window TGTATTTTTTGTGGAGTAGAAAGAGACGCAGGCaggaatcttttttttttttcctgttagATCCAAGTCATCATCTTTATCTTCCTTTACATCTCTTAAAAAAGTGCCTGTAATATTTGtttcttctttgattttttcCTTAAATAGGGTTTCTGGAATTTGATTTTACGAACTAAAGTTTGGTTTTTTATGCTTGCGGAGGCTTTATTTTCCAATTGTAGGTTgatttttcatttgtttttcattAGACGCTGTAGTTTTTGAGtaatttttcatttgttttgtcATTAGACTCTAATTTTGGGTTTAGCTTTTCTGAGCTGCGAAACATGCTAATGGTTGGCCTCATTTGTTTGACTTACATCtagtaattattactttttcctGGGGCATTATTTTTCTTGTTCCGAGATTATGTAGCTTTACTCTCAAGCTCGTGCATTGCCCAAATAATTTAGCTTTACCTCCTTAGCTGAGTGTTCTTGAAGTTGTGATCTTTTGCTTTGTACTCCTATTTCTTGATTTGCAGTTTGAGTTTGCTGCACGCTATAAGTTGTAGTCGTGAAAGCTTTTGGTCCGGTTATATAGTTGGGAGTGAGTGTAATTCGGGCCTGAACTTTCATTGTCAGATTGGTAGTATCCCTGCGCCATTTTCTAGTGGGAGATGGAGGATGTTTTGCCTTGATTTGTGTTTGAAGATTGCTTTGATGATCAGTGCTGAATAGAATTGTTACCTTTACGGCCACAATGGGTGGGCTTTGTTCAAGAAGGTCCACTGATGAGACTACGCTGGGTGGTGCACTTCCTCATGTTAATGGCCGCTTCAGTTACGGCCCTGGAATAGTTTATCAATCCCGTGGACTGGATATCCGAGAAGAGAACATCCGGAGGGATGTGGAAGTTACAGATAAGCAACTGAGGGAGCCATTCTCCTTTCCAGAGTTGAGTTCTGTTTCTCATGGGACAAATATAGATGATATCAATGATGGAATCCCTCGGTTGTCTAGGGCTTTATCTGATAAATCTAGATCAACAAGAACAAAGCAGGTTGCATTGACAAAGGTATGTACTCAAATGGATATGACTCTCGATTATCTAGTTCAATCTGTCAATTATATCTTCTCTATCATGTCAGAAACTTGAATCGGGTATTTGAAATCTTTGGTATTGCTATACTTGTGGATGTTATATGGAAAATATCGTGCGTATGTAGCAGGCTGTCCCGAGTTGCATTTGAAACTTCACATGATTCGCGTACATGGAAGATTTGCATGTGGTGTATGTTGTGCTTTATATCTAAAATACCCGATAAATAACTACAATCTTTCCTATTACTCTCAGGTCTCAGAAATGAGTTCAATTCTGGGCAGGGCAGGCCACGCCGGACTCGGGAAAGCAGTTGATGTGTTGGATACTCTTGGTAGTAGCATGACTAATTTGAATCTTAGCAGTGGTTTTGCATCTGGGATAGCTACAAAAGGAATCAAAATATCGATATTGGCTTTTGAAGTGGCAAATACAATAGTTAAAGGTGccaatttgatgaattcacttTCAGAAGAGAATATTAGACATTTGAAGGAGGTGGTGCTCCCTTCTGAGGGCGTACAGCGTCTAACATCAAGAGATATGGATGAACTCCTAAGAATCGCTGCATCTGACAAGAGGTGTAAATATTGAAAACAGTTGCACGATATACTCATTTTAACCATTTATATGTTATCTGATGTCTTTTCACTAATGTGCTCATTCTCTCGATCTGAATCAGGGATGAATTGAAAGTCTTCTCTGGAGAGGTCATTCGCTTTGGGAATCGGTGCAAGGATCCTCAGTGGCACAACTTGGACCGTTACTTTGAGAAGTAACTGCAGATATCCTTTCTCAGTTTTCTGTTCGTATCTCTGTTTACACAACAACTGAGTTTCCAATATAATATTTAGTTCTTCTTTACGCATTTAGGTTGGAGTCAGAACTCACACCTCACAAACAACTGAAAGAAGAAGCAGAAACTGTGATCCAATATTTGATGGTGTTGGTTCAAAACACTGCTGTAAGTTATATTATCACTATCAGTCAGTTTACCTTTTACTTCTCCCTTTGGATAATTAATTGTAGAGGTAGAAAATCTAGCATGATGTAGATAGAGAATAAATTTATGATGGACTATGGCTTGAAAGTCATCCTCGTGTCGTGAAATGTTTCATGGCTACTAAGACGAAAAAGAAGCTAATCCCCATAAATATGATATCTATCGGTGATATTGTCTCAAGTTAGAGAAGAACCAAGTGAAATAATATTGTACTTGTTTTGTGTTTTAGATATAAGGGCTCAAGAGATGTCATCATTTCCGTTTAATCAATTAGGATCTTATAGATTGAGATAAACCAAAATTTGTGTGTTTTATATCTACATTTACATTCTGTCACATTCCTTGCAACTACTTTGAAATTTGAATATTCTGCTTTTCCCTTTTTTGTCATTCTGCTTTTTCTTACAGAAATGATACTTAAACATATTTGTACATTGCCAAAACCTAAAACTGATAAACTATTATGAACTTCTCACTTTAGAATAGTCCAGTGCTGTCGTTGAGCCACTGGTTGATTCGAAGCTTAAAATCTGTGTATTAACCTTTTAAATTAGGCCTGATAAATTGCTGAATTATATTCAATGTGTTGTGCAGGAACTATACCATGAAATGCATGCATTAGATAGATTCGAACAAGACTGTCGGCGCAAAGCTCAAGAAGAGGATAACGCAAATGCTGCACACAGAGGTACATATGATCTTCAGACTGTCCATTTACAATCTTAATATTGCATTCTCAGAGTGCTTATGTCTTACATCTTTGAAAGATCCGATGCTATGTATACACCCAATAAGAATTTATATGTGATGCTCAACTATGTATTATTGTTCTTTTTGCCCTATTCTACGACTAGTCACAGCTatcttttcttctatttctttcttttctttctcaaaTTGTTCTCCTTCCCCATGAAGGAGACAGCCTCGCGATTCTACGTGCAGAGCTGAAGAGTCAAAAGAAGCATGTAAAGAATTTGAAAAAGAAGTCTCTATGGTCCAAGATATTGGAGGAGGTAGCAATTCCAAACTCTTTTCTCGTATGAGTTCTGAATGCATGCTACACGGGAGAAAAGAagattactattttttatttgcaACTCGACTCAAATTTGTATCATAGcatatgacatttttttttggatattacAACCATTCTTCAAATAGTAAGCTGATttgtttattctttatttatgttaattGAGGTGATGGAGAAGCTCGTAGACATTGTCCACTATCTACATCTGGAGATCCAGTCTGCATTTGGTTCCAGTGGTAATACACAAACTTCAAAATTATctaaatgtattttttttcaaaacaaaataaaaattatgctGCTTGTGTTTTGCACAATCCTCATAATCCTTTTATTGACATGTCTTATCTTGAATTAACGTGCAAGGAAACTATTGTTTCGGTAATCATGCAGATTTTGTAGTTTCTGAGCTTTAATTTGCGTATTTCACATATTCCCTTAAATCTGTGGCATCTCTATTGTTTAGTTATGGGAATAGATAgtaatattttgttttattgaaTCACTCTTAAAGATGGAAACAAGCCGACAAAAGACCACCGTCAGAAGTTGGGATCTGCTGGACTCGCACTCCATTATGCAAATATCATAACCCAGATCGATACACTCGTGAGTTCATCATTCTTATTGTATCGTCACAGTTCTTTAGTGATGCGCtacttatttctttttcttaactGGTGCTTCTGTCGTGCCACGCTTTATCATCCCTCTTTTCTGTAAGaaggcgtttactttgcatgattgataagatgcatgattgagtatttttatcctcaagagtaggatttctccaatcccaccctttcaatggataagaatcaagcaaaagtAGCTTAAATGATACTCCTTAGTCCTtccgtccgcgatatcatttccacatttgccatttcgatccgtccgcgatatcgtttccactttcatttatagaagtagagtccacaaacttccactcacaacaattgtgggacccaaactccactcatcacaatatccactactatccaccacttttttaaaaacccgtgccgtccacaatgtggaaacgatatcgcggacggaggtagtataaataatcaaaggccttgggatatcccaaagtttcaatccatcgaagtaaacaagagattagccttactattttatctatcaaggctaatccttcaaagtaaacaccccctaAGTTAATTTGGTCCACATACGGTAAGGGAAGAATTTTTATGATACCTATGGAGTATCCGTGCTATATTAGTTAGTTTCACCAATATTTTGAACTATGGCTGCAATGTTCGATCAGGTCACTAGATCAGGATCAGTGCCTCCAAGCACAAGAGATGCTTTATACCAGGGATTGCCGCCAACTATAAAGTGTGCTTTGCGTTCCCGACTGCAATCTTTTCAACTCAAGGAAGAGGTTTTCTTTTTATGGTTCTAAACAATGATTATTTGGTTCCAAATACCATGTGTTTTATACGCATTTGTGTAATTCTTCTTATTCTTTCTGCAGTTTACTGTCCCACAGATCAAAGAAGAAATGGAGAAAACTCTCCAATGGCTGGTGCCTATGGCCACCAATACCACAAAGTAAAACTACGATCCTCTTTATACAATTACTTTTAACTAGGTGGACTGCGTTTAATGAACTTCACTCCGTCCCTCATTTTTCCTTGGAGGCGATGTCATGTTAAGATGAACATATAGGATTATTTGGTTAATTTATAAGTTAATCTGACTTCGTGATAGCTCTCCTGAACTAGAAGCGCTGCCGTTTCGCTGGCCATCGCTTGAAACTTAAGCGGCCATAAATGTGTAGGATAAATATCGCTTTTTAGCTCAAGTGTCTCATACTTTTGGTGATGACAGATTAGAATCCACTTCAGTTTCAAATCTAATATGAGCTCACTTTTCCGGTACCTTGTTGGCAATCGGAAGTCTGTGGAAATGTGTGGAATAAAAGCCAATTGTCTTTCCGGAGATTTCAGATTGTCAACACTGTCATTTCGGTACTGAAAAAGTGAGTCTATCGTACATTTGTAAACGAAGTCAATTTATTGGGTACTAATTTGTCATTATCGAAAGTGCATGACATTTCCCAATAAAGGCACATACTTTGGGGCTAGAAAGTGATTTACCTAGATTTTCATctattttgatttgtttttcaCTGAGCTTCTCTAAATACTTATGCATATGTTGACTACATGCCATGATCGGAAACAGGGCTCACCACGGCTTTGGTTGGGTTGGCGAATGGGCAAATACTGGGTAAGCTCGTCTCTAACGGTGCTCATCTTTTGACTGCTTTCGTCGCGGTTGACTAGACACCTTGTTTTGTTCAGATCTGAGATGAACCACAAACTTGCTGGCCAGACGGATTTGCTCCGTATCGAGACACTTTATCACGCGGACAAGGAGAAAACGGAAGCTTACATTCTTGATTTGGTACTGTGGCTGCATCATCTCATCAGCCAATCAAGGGCCGCCAATGGTGGGCTCAGATCCCCCGTCAAATCCCCGATCAGGTCCCCAAACCAGAAGACCCTCCAGCTGTCAAGCCGGAAACCGAGCTCGCCGTCGTCGTCGACTTTGTCGGTCGAGGACCAGGAGATGCTCCAAGATGTGAGCAAGCGGAAACTGACTCCCGGGATAAGCAAGAGCCAAGAATTCAACACGTCGAGAACCCGATTGTCGAAGCACCACAGGCTAACCAAGAGCAGCAGCCATTCTCCGACACACGAAACCACCAAGAGGGACCCTTTCCCCATCCGAAGGCCATCCTCTGTTCCGATCATCAACTTCGACATCGACAGGATCAAAGCGCTGGACATGATCGATAGAGTCGACATGATTTGAAGAAGCTCAAGGCAGTTGTGACACCGGGATCCATCCTCTCTCATATGTTAGGTGTGCTTTCGTGATGCACTTCTCAGGCGCCTGCTCGTCCGTGGTTTGCAGTTGGCATCGTTTCTGCTGTAAATGAGCTCTGCGCCCTCCCATCCGCGCTCTTGCTGGGATCAGAGAGCCGCGGCCGTTGCAGCACCGTGTGGTACATGGAGAATTTGTGTCTTAGGTATACTGTTTTTTCCCGTGAGATCGAGAAAACCGGCAAGGTCCAGCGGTGTTCGACCGGCGTTTCTGTCAGTCCAGGTACGAGTGAGTATGTGTACAGAATGAGGTATACTTGGTTATCTATTGTTGATGAGTTCCATTTCTGCCCTTCTAAATGCTTATTGTGTTGTGATAAATGGAAAAAGTCATTCTCTGTTGTGTAGGGGTGGTGGAACCGTAATTTTATAACCTGGTCGAGTATTGAACGGAATTTTgggtttgaatttttttacttTGTAAAAGAATTTGGTTTTCCGTTCAGTATGGACTTACGGGGTATTTACTTTGGTGGATAAGCCTTGATTgataaaaaatagtaaggttaatcccttgtttactttcaTGGATTGCAATTTTGGGATATCTCGAAGGCCCTTGATTGTTTTTATCCTCCAAGCTAGTCTTGCTTGATTTGTATCCCATCAAAAGGGTGGAATTGGAGTAATCCTAttattgaggataaaaatattcaatcatccattttatcaattatgcaaAATAAACGCATCCTTATGTTATTGGTAGGATCTCAAaatgaaagaagaagaagaagaagaagaaaagaagtcattaaatatattattgacacttaaaagaaatctattattactataaaagtggtcttataattttttttaatattttatatatatttataatatcgTTATTTATTGTAACTTATAGGGACAGTTTAGTagcttaatatatatatcaagttttatttattttgatataagacaagaattttgttttgtatatgaaattttaaaatttataataacttttatttattactacatattataatttaaattcatAACTTTGACGTGTCAAGCACACTATTAGTTAGTTACAATAAAATAGATTGACAAAATGCTTTACCAGGCTTGATCTCTCATTCACTGTTCCTCGGCTCAAAgtttaataataacaataataaagtGGTTGGTCCATTTTCCCGTTCTGTTTTCAGATAAAAAAGACCTttaattctttttcttcttttatgtTTAgagttttattttcaaattgttCAGTGCTTCAAGTTGGTATTCTTTATTaccaaataaaagaaaaaagaatagtCTCATATGTTTCCTCTCCATCTGTATTATCTTACTTCAATATTCGcaaagaataagaataataatctaccaattaaaagaaaataaattaaaatagcTAAGGTAACACATAAATATTCCTTCCATCTCAACTAACTTGAtcaatatttctttttgggtcaTTTCAACTAAATTGATCAATTTCCTTAAATGAAAGtactatataaaaaagaaaacatctaattacttattcattttattacaaaacacatttaaaaaattaattttttaaatcttatgtctaaaaaaaattgatcaatttaattgggacgaaggaagtatataAATGTGTCAAAAGGAACAAAATTGGATTAAAATAGCACCAAAATCAATGGCATTGATGGCACTGCctgttaaaaattaaataatacacacacaaatataatacattctctctctatatatatatatttaaatcaaTATTAACAAGTAGGGACGATTTATTGTTTAAAATATGTTTAGTAGGAAATATAAAAATCTTAGAGAAATTCGaagaaataaatattaaaaataaaatagaatagaaCAAAGCACATTTCTTGATATATAAACGTGCATGGTTTTAGGCAGCCTCTTGTCAGATTAAGTCAAAGTTTTAGATAGAGAATCTCATGTGATGTTACATAGCCTGTGCTCTAACCTTGTTACAATTATTACGTATTAATTGTAGCAGTCTTTGAAGTGCTCAAATTTTACATTGAATGGTGTTTCATGTTGTAGTTATCCAAACATTCCAAAGATCATATATTGTTTTATAATAAGTCGTAAATTGGAGTAACAAATTAAGTCAACAAGGTTGAGGTTTAGTTTAAGCGATAAAATTAAGATATTTAATACTTAATTCAATTTTGATGTagtttttcacttttatatatatgtgaatAATATTTCCACCTTTACGTGGTAGTAATTTCGCTTTACGTGGGTCGTAATTCCGTTTGTATATCATTATTTTTCCATCTTTGTGTGGTGGAAAGATTCCACCTACATGtaaattgcttatttgattataattagatacctcttgtaattttaatttttaaaaaaaaattgtaaacaaattaatatttattgacatgtatattttgagtcaaaatttaaaatgccctatTCCTTAAGTTGTATGTGAAAAATGCactcttttataaacataagtaTTCTACGCCATATTCTTTAAATGCCCTGTGATTTGATgagtttgtttgattttttgtgaaagtcttacaaaTTTGACTGATTTAACAGCTttagtcataaaagtcaacgatttgacagctatcagtcaagagtataTATGATCGGTGGGTGGCTAAATCATGTGGCCGACCGGACGGACACATGATTTCACCGATCGATACATGAGctgggcggacacatgatttcacCGGCCGAACACATGATTTTCCCTaccggacacatgatctgggtggctagatcatgtgtccaaccggtaaaatcatgtgtccgcccggccgaCCACATGATTTAGTCatccaccggtcatatgtactcttgactgatagctgtcaaatcatTGACTTTTaagactgatagctgtcaaatcggtcaaatgtgtaagaatTTCACAAAACACCAAACAAATCCATCAacattgttgggaacttaatgaaatatcctaatcattgttttgatgataccaaaatcaatatgtttcgtttgtaatagactagaactgcttgaactcaagttttagagttctttttctagtttagttgttgttctaaagactgaagaacgaaggactgaagactgaagttgccgactgaagcattagtcgaagaatcagtttttaactgattacttaatgcgagccacgtggaatcagcggactgatactaaagacaagtatcagttaaacattcttctcggactgaacctccaacgttcaaaagaagccacacactccagaagtacagccgcattaaatgcagagatctcaggatcgtcctttctctgcagaggtcattcctctttggtgattcccttttcagagatgttgcatctcctgctcttcaacatagccattctcaccaaataaggaacctcgaagattgaagcctcagcccaagttcaaaatactctctaacggaagaaatcttgaagaccttatctgccaacggatctattcaagacttctcctataaatagcgctcgaggatcacttcaatcttcaccgattcaacgacataagctgaaactctgccaaaatagtttctcagctaaagcccgGACTCTcccaagtttgaatcgaagaagagaattccaaagtcaaaaatcagtcactgctgattacatacattttcttagaccttaggcaaaccttgtttatccaaagcctaggtcaaactaactctaaagaacttgttctttgaagtttagttggcaagttttcaaacctcccttcaaccaactgaatcgagtgtttgtgttgctaaggagttcagaaaggcgttctgtctccgtgagatcctagtgtccagtgcgtgctaggagtgagaaatccaacaaggtgtgttggtactgaagattggatcttcggttgtgtgcacccgtaagcacacgttcaggtttgcagtgcacccgtaagcacttgcccagtgaagttattggtctgatcaaccgaccgtggatgtaggaagtgttttttcgaaccacgtaaaaatccgtgttatttacaactttcagtatttactttcttacttgtgctcttcctttcgtaaactgaaaactgattaatagcaaagagaaacctaagactaacaacgtgcttaactcacaggctattgcgaaacaaaagttttccgctgcgtgtgttatcagtctgactgatctatcttctgatagtcagtaagattcataacatctccttttatcaaactcgactgaagccttacgtgtatcagttaaggtcttttgacttaactgataacttctTACTGAAGAgtgttcagtatcagtcgtcaaccctgttttggtcaaaactcttttcagtaaacagatgttagagtttgtgtttgaagtttcgtttttgatctcttgtaaagatcgaaaaatagcctataggtgtattccccccctcccccctcatacacctattcgagaccctccggacctaacaaacaTCAAAGTATAAAATAAGTACTTCAtataatttgagcataaaatgcTTAAGTTTATAAAGTAGGGCATTTTTCATATGCAACataagaaataggacatttttgcatattaacaaatactccctccgtccacgatatcatttccacattgtggacggcgcgagctttaagaaaagtggtggataatAGTAGATAGTAGTGAATATTATAATGAGTGGAGTTTGGATttcactattgttgtgagtggaagtttgtgaaCTCTATTTCTATAAATGATATTGCGGACAAACTGAAATGACAAATATGAAAACGATATCACGGACGGATGGAGAGTTTATTTTAGTCGATTATAAAAAAGTCTTTCAAGTTCATGATTGTATCTCTAATGTCAAATCTACCATCATAtgtaattattttgattttcattGAAAAAGCGTATGTGGAATTTAAATGCAGACAGCTTCTTTTACTTCATTGATTAGATTACTCATTTTTACCTTCTATGAGACtatacatgatttttattggGAAAAGATAGTAAAGAAAAAATATGCAATTACGTCGCGCAACTTAatgaattaatcaat harbors:
- the LOC131010121 gene encoding protein PSK SIMULATOR 1-like, which gives rise to MGGLCSRRSTDETTLGGALPHVNGRFSYGPGIVYQSRGLDIREENIRRDVEVTDKQLREPFSFPELSSVSHGTNIDDINDGIPRLSRALSDKSRSTRTKQVALTKVSEMSSILGRAGHAGLGKAVDVLDTLGSSMTNLNLSSGFASGIATKGIKISILAFEVANTIVKGANLMNSLSEENIRHLKEVVLPSEGVQRLTSRDMDELLRIAASDKRDELKVFSGEVIRFGNRCKDPQWHNLDRYFEKLESELTPHKQLKEEAETVIQYLMVLVQNTAELYHEMHALDRFEQDCRRKAQEEDNANAAHRGDSLAILRAELKSQKKHVKNLKKKSLWSKILEEVMEKLVDIVHYLHLEIQSAFGSSDGNKPTKDHRQKLGSAGLALHYANIITQIDTLVTRSGSVPPSTRDALYQGLPPTIKCALRSRLQSFQLKEEFTVPQIKEEMEKTLQWLVPMATNTTKAHHGFGWVGEWANTGSEMNHKLAGQTDLLRIETLYHADKEKTEAYILDLVLWLHHLISQSRAANGGLRSPVKSPIRSPNQKTLQLSSRKPSSPSSSTLSVEDQEMLQDVSKRKLTPGISKSQEFNTSRTRLSKHHRLTKSSSHSPTHETTKRDPFPIRRPSSVPIINFDIDRIKALDMIDRVDMI